Genomic segment of Agrobacterium vitis:
ACCTCTGGACGATTGAGGGTGCCACACGGTTGCGTCCAGATGAGTTTGAGCGGGAAGCCGGGGCGATTGCCCTAAGAGTGATGGAGGGAATATTCCGGTGCACCACGGTTGGTATTCTGGTCGCCATCTGCATGAAGCTGCAAAGCGCCTACCTCGCCTCGAACGGCAAGGACATCGTGGCGTGGCTCGTGAACGATAGCTCCGTTGTCTTTGACGGATACGCAAATGGCCGCAATGGCTTCCACTACAGAATGCCAACGCATTTCAGCAGTCTGTTGGTGGCGATCTCGTCCTGTGTAGGCTTCCTGTTCGGGTCAGTTCGGTTTGCTAGACGCTTCCACATGCCGCTGTGGCGGATGTCGGCGGTCGTCGCGTTGCTCATCGCAACCTACATGCTGATCGATGCCTTTGACGGCTTCTCGATCCTCCTTGGTATCGCAACCCTGCTTGCGACATACGCCCTCTTCGATCCGGAGTTCGGGCGGTGGCGCGCAGACGAGATAGAAAGCGATCAACGTGTTTCATAGCTGGCTTGATGGTTGGGACGAGCGGCGCGCGCAGCGTGGTGACGAGGCCAAGAAGGCAACGTCTTTCGTGATCGACGCCGATCGCGCCTTTCCCGGCGCGCAGAGTACTGCGTCTCTGGAAGAATTTTGTCTGCTTGCCGACAAGGCCGCTTCCGATCCGGGTTTCTTCGAGCGACCGAGCGAGAGCGCTGACGGCTTTGACCGAAATGATGGATGGCTCAAGTTCCCGTCCGACATCGCGACCGATGTCGACGAAAACAATACCGTCTGGGCAAAAATCACGGAAAGCGCGTCCAGCAAAAAGGCATTGGTGATTTTCCACCACTGGAATGCAGATGCCCGCAATGCCCAGATCGCGACGTTTTTTTCAAAGCGCGGCATTACCGTGATCGAGATCGCGATGCCCTATCATTTCGAGCGCAGCCGTCCGGGCTCGCTGTATGCCGACTACATCCTCAGCGCCAATCTCGGGCGAACGCTCCAATCCATGAGGCAAGCGGTTTGCGATGGCCGGAAAGTCATTGGCTGGCTGCAAAGCGAAGGCTATCGCGAGATTTCGGTTCTCGGCATGAGCCTGGGCTCTTGGGTCGCAGGATTGATCGCGGCGCACGAGCCCGCCGTGTCGAAAGCCTCGCTGTTTCTGACAGCCGGTAGCCTTGCGGATATGGTTTGGACAGGACGCGCGACACGATCCATTCATGAGAGCCTTGCACCCCATATCCAGCTGAACGATCTCAGAAGAGCGTGGGGACCGCTCAATCTGGAGAACTACGCGCAAAACTTGGCGCGGCCCGATTTAAGGCTTCACATTGTCCTCGCGAAACGAGACACGGTCGTTTTGCCCGATCTATCGTCCCGATTTATGCAGAAGCTCAAGAGTGTCGGCGCTTCGCCTCACATCATGGAACTGAACTGCGGGCATTATTCGCTTGGTATTCCGCCTTACATCCTGCTGGCTGGCCTCAGCTTGAACAGGTTCCTGTCGCGCTGATCAGTTCCACCTTCATGCCTGCTGCGCGCACCCGCTGACCGCGTCGAGCAGCCAGCAAGTGCAATGAGGGAGCCCCTTCGGCCCCTCCCCTCAAACTCCCCTTCTCCCGCACGATGACGACCGAGTGGTGAGCTGGCGGCTTGCCCATATGAGTTCGCGGATATGAAGCAGCCCAGTAACACTTGCCGTTCGCCGGCCCGCCAAACTCATTCTTGATCCGGCCAATATACCCCACGCCGTCGAACCCCTGCCAATCCTAATCAGCCGGCGGGTCGCGCTCGTCGAGCTGCGTCCGTTTCCATTGGTAGCGGGGTTGGTAGGGGCTTCGCCTCGACGCACTTCCACAGATCCTATGTGAGACCTAATGGTCTGGCGGAATGTTTTTGATCCAATTTCGTTAATTCTGGGGTTGAGCCGTTTGTTCGATCTGCTTTGGCTGCATCGCTTTCTCAAATCTCGACAGAAAGCTATCCCCCACGCCGGAAGCAGCAGCGACTAAAATGACCAAAACAGTAATTGCAAGCGTTAGTAGCCAACCGATGACATTCGTGAACAGAGCCATACCAAAGCTCGTTTTAGACGAGACATGGCTTTTCACTCGGCCTTCTACTTCTTGCAGCTTGTCGATTATAGCACTTTGCTGGATGCCCTCGCGGGCGTCTTCCAAAACGCTTGACGCGAACGCACTAAGCTTCTGCTCCGCCGATGAACGGTATAACGCAACAGCGACGACGCCTGGGTTACGTTGTGCGGAAGTAGGGTGCTGCCCTTGGAGGGCGTCTTCAGCGATCGTTTGCTTATAAAGCGCGTAGGCTAACAGCCCGACGACGTCGTCGGGACCATTGACCATATTCTCGAATGCCTTGCTGTAAACTTTTCCATCTGCTTCAGCAGACGAAGAGGATGCTGGAGTCACTTATCATCCCTTCTTGGCGCTATCGATCGCGCGATCGAAAGCATCCTTCCGCATGTGCTGGATCTTCTTTCCGTCAGGAAGAGTGAAGGTCTGAAACATGGGGGACCGAGATTTCTCAGAATCGCGACCTGTGTCAGATCCTGCCGCACCACGCGGGCCGACAGGCTGGAACTGTCCGGTCTTACTGTCGCGACCACCTTTGAAAAAGCTCATGTTTTAGGCTCCTTTGATGACGTTATACCTTGCTCCTCGGTAAGTTTAAATGGGGAGGGTTCGATGCAAGACAAATAAAAACATGCAACGGCGCGGTACGAACGCGAAGCCAAAGGCAAGTCGGAGGGCATAGGGTCATGAAAAGAGAAACGTCAGGTTCAGGTCATTGAGAGCGATGCGGTGCGTTTATGCCGGAGGAAGTCGGTCCCGGCTTCCGCTTCGCGGCGCAAGCTAAGCCTCCTGCGGCTTCCTTTTTTCCGGCAAAAGCGCGTCGAGAATTCCCGCTTTCCCGGCCTGAGGAACGGCCGTCGCTATGCTGAAAGCTCCGATACTCTTCATTGCTCGTTTGGCTCACGGCCAGGGCGACTGGTGATAGAACTAGCTGACGCTCAAAACCTTCTGGCCGATGTATGTACCAACACCACCACCTATGGCCGCTGAGACCACCGTGACCAAGTGCGACGCCTCAAGACTCTGGGCACCCCACACAGATAAACCGGCAAAAAGTCCACCAAAGAGACAGGCAAAGAACGGTTTCATGTAAACCTCCTATCCTCATTTTCACCCGCAATAGTGGCCATGTTCCCGCGATATTGCAAATTCGACAGACAGAAGTCACCTTTGCGCGTGCTGGCGGGCCGCCGTACACTTTCTCATTTGGCTGAATCACCACGAACCAGATCTGCCCGGTAAGCGGAGCGCCCAACACTCGGAGTGCAGCGGGCAGATCGATCCTGGGAACCGGCCCGCCGGTTCACTTCTGCAATGAGCGTCCGAAAAGCGGACGCGCGATTTTTACACATTTCCGCTCTTACGACAGGTCGCGGATCGCCCCAATGGGCAAGCGCGCAAGCGCTGTCCCTCGTCTGGAAAAACGGTTTTCACCGCCGAGCCGGCGAACCTTCCGTGTTTCCCTCCTCTGGACCCATGACCCGCTCCACCCCCTGACGGGAGCGGGCTGCGCCCTCCCCCTTCGTTCCGCCGGATGTGGGGGCACATCCTACGGAACGTAGGCAGAGGCTTCGCCCACTAGCGGGGCTTGCTCCCAAGGAACCGGGAAAACTTTGGAGATTGACCTATGACCGAGATTATCAGCATTCCGCTTAGCAAGCTTGATACGGACCCGAAAAACGTCCGCAAAACCTACAAGGCCGAGGGCGTCGAAAGCCTCGCAGCCTCCATTCTCGCCAATGGCGTTGTTCAGAATATCGTCGTGCGCAAGGCTTCCAAGGGCCGCTATTTCGTTACGGCGGGTGGTCGTCGGCGGGCTGCTCTCTTGCTCCTTGCCGAGCGCGGCCAGATCGCAGCCGATTATGCCGTGAACGCTATCGTAAAGACCGCCGACGAGGCGACAGAGCTTAGCCTGACCGAGAACGTGCAGCGTGAGGAAATGCACCCTGCTGACCAGTATGTGGCGTTTCAGGCCATGGTCAACGAGGGCAAGGCCATCGCGGATATCGCTGCGCGGTTCGGTGTCACTGAAATCATCGTTCGCCGCCGTTTGGCCTTGGCGAAGGTCTCGCCGGTCTTGCTGGCCCTGTTTCGCGACGACGAAATGACGTTTGAGCAGCTGACCGCCTTCACGGTCTGCGATGATCATGAGCGGCAGGAACAGGTCTGGGAGTCTCTTGATCGATGGAGCCGCGATGTATCGCGGATCAAGTCGGCACTGATGACGGACGAGATTGCCGGAACAGACAAGCGTATCACGTTCATCGGTGGCCTTGATGTCTATGAACAGGCAGGTGGCGCAGTTCGCCGCGACCTGTTCGATGCGCAGGGAGGCGGGTTCGCGCTCGACGTAATATTGGTTGAAAAGCTGGTCAGCGAGAAGTTGGCAGCGGTAGCCGAGCCGTTTTTGTCGCAGGGCTGGAAATTTGTCGAAACCCACATGCAGCGGCCCGACTGGATTTTCGGCGTTCCTCGCGTCTATCCGAAACAGATCGAGCTTTCCCCTGATGAACAATCGGAACGTTTGCGCCTGTGCGCCGAGCACGATGAACTCGTAGAGCTCATGGACCGTGACGAGGGCGAGGAAAGCCATTCCGAGCGCATCGATGCCATTAGCGCACGACTGGATGAACTGGACTCGATGCAGGAAGTCTTTTCCGACGAGGACAAGGCGAAAAGCGGGGTGATCGTTTCGTTGGACTACTACGGAAGGGCGGATATTGCCGTTGGCATCCGCAAGCCGGGTGATGACGAACAGACCGAGCAAGCGGAAACGGAGGATGACGATAGCGGGTCCGAGGTTTCCGAGAAGGGTGAGGAAGTCGGCCCGCCGAAGATCGTCCACTCTGCTGTGCTGGTCGAAGACCTGACAGCGCAGAAGACCGCCGCGCTCCGCGTCGAACTTGCCAACAATCCCGATGTTGCTCTGGTCAGCGTCGTTCACGCCATGCTGCTTGATCTTGTTTATCCCGGCACCTATGGCCGTTCGCGAGGAATGACCGCGTTGCAAATCGCCGTGACGCATGAGCGTCTGCAAGGTTCGATGAAAAGACCGGATGCAAGTCGGGCGACCGAGGAATGGGACCGGATTGCCGAGAACTTCGGTTATCATCTCCCCGGCGAGCCGGAAGACCTATGGGAGCATCTCCTCGATAAGCCGCAGTCGGAGCTTCTGGGACTGCTGGCCTATGCCGCTGCGCACACCCTTAACGCTGTCGAGACGAAACATAGCTTCCGCAAGGACGCATGCGCCCACGCCGACCAGATCGGGCGCACCCTAAAGGTTGAAATGACCGACTGGTTCGAGACGACAGCAGAAAGCTATTTTTCGAGCCTGAACCGGGCAGGCATTCAGGCGGCGGTGGCAGAAGTGAAAGGCGCTGATTTCGCTTCGCGTGTCGCAAGTATGAAGAAGGCCGAGGCGGCGGCCTTTGCCGAAACCGCAATCAAAGGGTCCAACTGGCTTCCGTCGCTGGTGCGGATCGCGCCTGATCCGAAGGCCGAGAAGGATCAGACGGAACTCCGTTCGGAGGATGAGCAACCCTTCCCGATGGCAGCGAAATAGCCGCGCTGCTGTCAGCCGGTCACGTCCTCCAGCGTGACCGGCTTCCCTCTCGACACGAGGCAAAGCCATGTTCGATCAAGTCCCCGACCCCACCAAAGCAGCGGAATGCTGCTGCCAATTGATTCAAGCGTACCTGTCCGATCCCGAGCACGTGGATTGGAGTGACGTTCAAACGGCAGTTAACACGGCGCTGGAAGCTTTCAATCTTCCGCCCACGTTCTTCGAAGAACACTTTTAAGCCGTTTGATTCTTGGTTTGTACCGCCCCGCCCGTCTTTGGTCCGACACCAGAGGCGGGCGTTCTGTTGTCCGTAAAATTAGTGCAATACGGAGATGAAACCCCGCTTCTTAGGGGCCCGGATCGTCGCGAACCGCGCCCCTCCGTTGAGAGGAGGCCCAGGCCCCCTCCTCTCAAACTCTCCTTCCCACCCGTGGTCAAAAGCCTTCGAAAGGTGCTCTTAATCGAGAAGCTGCGCCAATTTGGTAACTCAGAGGCCAAGTTGAGGTGCATGTGAATATGACTATGAACCCTTGATTTATAGCCGTTGTGGGGGAATTAACGCCTCTCTATGGCGAATGGAAACTGAGCGAGCGCACAAATCTTGCGCCAAGTTGGATAATCAAGCTATGTATTGCAACTAGCCGGAATCACCTACTGCTCCGGCTCGCACCGTTTTTAATCCAAGTCTGGAGAACACGCAGGCCCAGAAAAGAGAAAACCGCTCCCGAGAAAACCCGGAAGCGGTCTGCAAAAAAACCAAATAATTAAGCAGATTTGTTTTCGCAGACCACCCTTCCCCTGTCAATAAGAAAAACGCCTTCTCGGTGAACGGCGAAGCCTTGTCTGGTCCCTTAAACAGGAGACAGGACAAATGAGGGAAGCCCTCACGAACAAGCGGCTAACTGGCCGCAGAA
This window contains:
- a CDS encoding alpha/beta fold hydrolase, which codes for MFHSWLDGWDERRAQRGDEAKKATSFVIDADRAFPGAQSTASLEEFCLLADKAASDPGFFERPSESADGFDRNDGWLKFPSDIATDVDENNTVWAKITESASSKKALVIFHHWNADARNAQIATFFSKRGITVIEIAMPYHFERSRPGSLYADYILSANLGRTLQSMRQAVCDGRKVIGWLQSEGYREISVLGMSLGSWVAGLIAAHEPAVSKASLFLTAGSLADMVWTGRATRSIHESLAPHIQLNDLRRAWGPLNLENYAQNLARPDLRLHIVLAKRDTVVLPDLSSRFMQKLKSVGASPHIMELNCGHYSLGIPPYILLAGLSLNRFLSR
- a CDS encoding ParB/RepB/Spo0J family partition protein → MTEIISIPLSKLDTDPKNVRKTYKAEGVESLAASILANGVVQNIVVRKASKGRYFVTAGGRRRAALLLLAERGQIAADYAVNAIVKTADEATELSLTENVQREEMHPADQYVAFQAMVNEGKAIADIAARFGVTEIIVRRRLALAKVSPVLLALFRDDEMTFEQLTAFTVCDDHERQEQVWESLDRWSRDVSRIKSALMTDEIAGTDKRITFIGGLDVYEQAGGAVRRDLFDAQGGGFALDVILVEKLVSEKLAAVAEPFLSQGWKFVETHMQRPDWIFGVPRVYPKQIELSPDEQSERLRLCAEHDELVELMDRDEGEESHSERIDAISARLDELDSMQEVFSDEDKAKSGVIVSLDYYGRADIAVGIRKPGDDEQTEQAETEDDDSGSEVSEKGEEVGPPKIVHSAVLVEDLTAQKTAALRVELANNPDVALVSVVHAMLLDLVYPGTYGRSRGMTALQIAVTHERLQGSMKRPDASRATEEWDRIAENFGYHLPGEPEDLWEHLLDKPQSELLGLLAYAAAHTLNAVETKHSFRKDACAHADQIGRTLKVEMTDWFETTAESYFSSLNRAGIQAAVAEVKGADFASRVASMKKAEAAAFAETAIKGSNWLPSLVRIAPDPKAEKDQTELRSEDEQPFPMAAK